In Thalassoglobus sp. JC818, one DNA window encodes the following:
- the serC gene encoding 3-phosphoserine/phosphohydroxythreonine transaminase yields MSERIFNFSAGPAVLPVEVLEEARESLLNFKGTGIGIMEHSHRGKAFSGVLAQTIADCRKVAQIPDDYQVLFMQGGASSQFFTIPMNLLSTDDTADYLVTGSWSKKAVSQAKRFGSAHKAASSEDRNFCYIPTEVSYSDAPKYVHMTSNNTIFGTQFASEPQVPSGVPLICDASSDIFSRPIDIRKYGMVYAGAQKNLGPSGVTLVIVRNDLVEQANSDIPEMLQYRTFAENDSCYNTPPTFGIFIMGLVFQWILKNGGLEEIGRSNEKKASILYDYLKTSELFSATADTDSQSLMNVTFVTGNESTDKKFIEAATAAGFDGLKGHRSVGGMRASIYNAFPEQGVVELVKFMKDFEAKA; encoded by the coding sequence ATGTCAGAGCGAATTTTCAATTTCTCCGCCGGTCCTGCAGTTCTGCCTGTTGAAGTGCTCGAAGAAGCTCGCGAAAGCCTGTTGAACTTCAAGGGGACGGGCATCGGAATTATGGAGCACTCCCACCGTGGGAAAGCGTTTAGCGGAGTGCTCGCTCAGACCATCGCAGACTGCCGGAAAGTCGCCCAAATTCCGGATGATTACCAAGTTTTGTTCATGCAGGGAGGTGCATCCTCTCAGTTCTTCACAATCCCGATGAATCTTCTGTCGACGGATGATACAGCCGATTATCTGGTGACAGGATCCTGGTCGAAAAAGGCGGTCTCACAAGCGAAGAGATTCGGTTCCGCTCACAAAGCTGCTTCGAGCGAAGACCGCAATTTTTGCTATATCCCCACGGAAGTGAGCTACTCGGATGCTCCCAAGTACGTTCACATGACCTCGAATAACACCATCTTCGGGACCCAATTCGCGTCGGAACCGCAAGTTCCGAGCGGAGTTCCGCTGATTTGCGATGCCAGCAGCGACATCTTTTCGCGGCCGATCGACATTCGCAAATACGGAATGGTGTACGCCGGCGCTCAGAAGAATCTCGGACCTTCCGGCGTCACACTTGTGATTGTCCGAAACGATCTGGTTGAACAAGCCAACTCTGATATCCCGGAAATGCTTCAGTACCGGACCTTTGCAGAGAATGATTCGTGCTACAACACTCCGCCCACGTTTGGCATTTTCATCATGGGCCTCGTGTTCCAGTGGATCCTGAAAAACGGCGGGTTGGAAGAAATAGGGCGCAGCAACGAGAAGAAAGCTTCGATTCTTTACGACTATCTCAAGACGAGCGAACTCTTCAGTGCGACTGCAGATACTGACAGCCAATCGTTGATGAATGTCACATTTGTCACAGGCAACGAGTCAACCGACAAGAAGTTCATCGAAGCGGCCACCGCGGCTGGCTTTGACGGGCTCAAGGGACACCGAAGCGTCGGCGGGATGCGAGCGAGTATCTACAACGCATTCCCGGAGCAGGGCGTTGTTGAACTCGTCAAATTCATGAAAGACTTTGAAGCGAAAGCTTAG
- a CDS encoding PEP-CTERM sorting domain-containing protein: MLRRYGFAALFAALIGAGFCNQSEAGFIIFTDRAAFDAAIAGGITTDSFEDGFATGDSVTRVGFSMSETGGLTNSIMASDAAMLGFLGLGGANTEGALAGTFADDGNSVLTFNFDSPINAFGIDLTSNVAGSITIGGDVASSVAVGAGGSQFFGVINTTGTFDELTVGFNGEANIGFDDLDFGNADLNTVPEPGTMALFAFGALMMAGGYVYRQKGFNL, from the coding sequence ATGTTGCGTCGATACGGTTTTGCTGCACTGTTTGCAGCGCTTATCGGAGCTGGTTTTTGCAATCAGAGTGAAGCTGGATTCATCATCTTCACTGATCGTGCGGCATTTGATGCTGCGATTGCAGGTGGAATCACTACCGATAGCTTTGAAGACGGGTTTGCGACTGGTGACAGCGTGACTCGCGTTGGTTTCTCGATGAGCGAAACTGGCGGATTGACAAACTCGATCATGGCTTCCGATGCAGCAATGCTCGGATTCCTCGGACTTGGTGGTGCGAACACCGAAGGTGCACTGGCTGGAACATTCGCCGATGACGGCAACAGTGTTCTGACATTCAACTTTGACAGCCCAATCAATGCATTCGGCATTGATCTCACCAGCAACGTCGCAGGCTCAATCACCATCGGGGGCGATGTGGCTTCTTCAGTTGCTGTCGGAGCTGGAGGTTCTCAGTTCTTCGGTGTGATCAACACAACCGGAACTTTCGACGAGCTGACCGTTGGTTTCAACGGCGAAGCGAACATCGGATTCGATGATCTCGACTTCGGAAACGCAGACCTGAACACAGTTCCAGAACCTGGAACAATGGCTCTCTTCGCATTCGGAGCCCTCATGATGGCTGGTGGATACGTCTACCGACAGAAGGGATTCAACCTGTAA
- the mutM gene encoding bifunctional DNA-formamidopyrimidine glycosylase/DNA-(apurinic or apyrimidinic site) lyase, with protein sequence MPELPEVETMVRGIRQAVVGTRIRKFDACPNSCRPMTLSPDLDSFAQTVQRSTILKVWRKAKRVVINLDTDHRIVFEPRMTGLVLLEDPPSVEHLRFQFDLEKNRQRRSLFIWDRRGLGTVRLYTPEQFENDLGSNLLGTDALEISVAEFTQKFRATQRPIKVALLDQRLVAGIGNLYASEILHEASVNPEKVSATLSKQRLLKIHTAMNRILNEAIAYEGSTLNDGTYRNALNKDGGYQNKHQVYAREGETCRNCQSTTITRIVQAQRSTFYCRRCQRR encoded by the coding sequence ATGCCCGAACTCCCCGAAGTTGAAACAATGGTCCGAGGAATCCGGCAGGCGGTTGTCGGAACTCGCATACGAAAATTCGATGCATGCCCGAATTCTTGCAGACCCATGACTCTCTCTCCGGATCTCGACTCGTTCGCCCAAACCGTTCAGCGATCGACAATCCTAAAAGTTTGGAGAAAAGCCAAACGCGTTGTGATCAATCTCGACACCGATCACCGCATTGTTTTCGAGCCACGAATGACTGGACTCGTGCTGCTGGAAGATCCTCCATCTGTGGAACACCTTCGTTTTCAGTTTGATCTCGAAAAGAATCGCCAGCGACGATCACTGTTCATCTGGGATCGCCGGGGCTTGGGAACAGTCCGCTTATACACACCTGAGCAATTCGAAAACGACTTGGGTTCGAACTTGTTAGGGACGGATGCCCTCGAGATTTCCGTAGCAGAATTCACTCAGAAGTTCAGAGCAACTCAACGCCCGATCAAAGTCGCCCTGCTCGACCAGCGACTCGTTGCCGGGATCGGAAACCTCTACGCAAGCGAGATCCTTCACGAAGCGTCGGTGAACCCCGAAAAGGTCAGTGCGACACTTTCAAAACAGCGTCTCTTGAAAATCCACACCGCAATGAATCGGATTCTCAACGAAGCTATCGCTTACGAAGGCTCAACCCTCAACGATGGCACCTATCGCAATGCTCTGAACAAAGACGGCGGGTATCAAAACAAGCACCAGGTTTACGCACGCGAAGGAGAAACCTGCCGGAACTGTCAAAGCACGACGATTACCCGCATTGTTCAAGCCCAACGATCGACGTTCTACTGCCGTCGATGCCAGCGTCGCTAA